The Thermoplasmatales archaeon DNA window TCGCATTTCCTCCCATATCATATGTTCTTGCCTTTCCTTCCTCAATTGTTTTTGCAATTGCGTTCTCGAGCTTATCCGCCAGCTTCCTCTCTCCAAGCCATTCAAACATCATCCTGACTGCAACAATCATGCCAACAGGATTAACTACATACTTGCCCGCATATTTTGGGGCGGAGCCGTGCGTTGGCTCAAAAATAGCATATTTCTCACCTATATTCCCACTTCCCGCAAAGCCAAGCCCCCCAACGAGCTGCGCCGCCTCATCTGAGATGATGTCGCCGAACATGTTTGATGTAACTATTACATCATAATCAGATGGATTTTTAAGCAACCACATTGTTAATGCGTCTATATTTACTTCCTTGTATTCTATATCTGGGTATTGCTGTGCAATCTTTCTTGCTTCTTCAATCATCATTCCAGAGGTTTCTCTGACAACATTTGGCTTTTCAGCAACAGTTACACTTTTCCTTCCATGTTCCTTTGCATATTCAAACGCTTTCTTAACAATCCTTCTGCATCCTTCCCTTGTAAAAATTCTAACAGAGATGGCTATATCCTCTGCTGGCACATCATGGAATTTCAGCATATTCTTATTTAATTCCAGAGCTTTTCTAACTTCATCTGGGAGGGGGTGAAATTCAACACCCGCATAGAGGCATTGAGTATTTTCCCTAAATATAACAATATCTATATCATCTCTATAGTTCAGAGGATTTCCCTTATATGCTTTGCAAGGTCTTACATTTGCATATAAATCAAACATCTGGCGTAGCTTTACAATAGGGCTTGAATACTCAACCTTTCCCTTTAAGTGCTCCGCAAGCTCCTCCTGCGCCTCTTTCTTTGATTTTGATGTTATTGCTCCAAAAAGAGCACAATCTGTTTCTTTTAGCATTTCTACTGTTCTCTCTGGCAAAGCATTTCCCTCTTTTTTCCAGAATTCCCATCCTATGTCTCCATAGATGTATTCCGCATCAAGTCCGCTTGCATTCAAAACTATCTGGGCTGCATCCATCACATCCTTTCCAACAC harbors:
- a CDS encoding isocitrate/isopropylmalate dehydrogenase family protein; the encoded protein is MKYKIAMLPGDGVGKDVMDAAQIVLNASGLDAEYIYGDIGWEFWKKEGNALPERTVEMLKETDCALFGAITSKSKKEAQEELAEHLKGKVEYSSPIVKLRQMFDLYANVRPCKAYKGNPLNYRDDIDIVIFRENTQCLYAGVEFHPLPDEVRKALELNKNMLKFHDVPAEDIAISVRIFTREGCRRIVKKAFEYAKEHGRKSVTVAEKPNVVRETSGMMIEEARKIAQQYPDIEYKEVNIDALTMWLLKNPSDYDVIVTSNMFGDIISDEAAQLVGGLGFAGSGNIGEKYAIFEPTHGSAPKYAGKYVVNPVGMIVAVRMMFEWLGERKLADKLENAIAKTIEEGKARTYDMGGNASTLEMAEEIVRNMD